Below is a genomic region from Rosa chinensis cultivar Old Blush chromosome 5, RchiOBHm-V2, whole genome shotgun sequence.
CCAGTTTTAGCCATTCCAGACTTCACTAAAGAATTTGTGGTAGAGTGTGATGCATCAGATAAAGGCATTGGAGCTGTGTTGGCTCATGAAGGGCATCCCATTGCTTTTTTGAGTAAGGCCTTAGGTCCAAGACATTCAACTTTGTCAGTTTATGACAAGGAAATGTTAGCTGTGCTATTTGCAGTGCAGCATTGGAGGCCATACCTGTTaggccatcatttcaaaatttacacTGATCACAGGACTATTGAGCATTTTTTAAAGCAAAGGATCACAACACCATCACAACAGAAAAGGTTGCTTAAGTCACTACAAGAAATTTGGGTATATGCAACGGGTTTATATGCAAGGAGTTAAAATTCCTTGTATTTGGTTTGATAATACAAAGAATTGTACAAGTCCTTGGATTTAATTTGGAGATAATGCCAAGAACACGTAAACTCCTTGCATTTTGTTTGTTAAAATATAAGAAAAGTAAAAGTCCTTGTATTTGCTTTTCATTTCCTTGCATTGATTGAGCGGGATTTTTGGCGCTCCAAAGGTTTGGTCtaaatttatcatttttaaGATAACACCAATTCTCTGTCTATCTATTActttctttcttcatctctccGTTCTCTATTTCTCCCTAAGACTAAAACCCAGATCCGAAAagcagaaaatcagaaataggaacCAAACCCAAATCTGAATCACACATCCCTTCCCCTCCGTCTTCTTCCTCATTCTTTTTTCTCACGCTCTCATATTCCGCTCCATTGCCTCTTAAATCCAATCTAGGCCCAAAAACGCTAATACCCAAAACACAAATCCTAACCCCTCAGCTCCAATACCCACATCTCTTATGCTCTCCTCTCGATTTTGTACTTTTATGTTCTGTGTTTGTGTGAATGACGACTGTCTCAATTTATGAGGTTTGAGTTGATTTTTCGATCCATGATAGATTTCCAAATGCCCGGGCAAAAATTTTGGTTTCCAAATCGGCAAGTTGAGCATGAATATTATCTTTAGTTCATCCTCGCGACTCTGCTTTGCCTCGTTTTGAAAGGTATTATAATATAACTAGTTTGCTTAGGATCCGAATTCTTATTGATAGTTTGTTGTTTTCTGCAATTTGGATTTTCATTTAATCGGAGGTTAATTTTGgttaaatttcaatatttttatAGTGATTCTGTTAAGGAATTCAATGGGTTGCAGGTTCAAGAACACAGACCCAAGAACACACCACACATCTAAATCTGAATCTCACCTCTTCTGTCTGTTTTCTTCAGCCTTCTCCTTTACAGGCTTAAATCCGACTCCTTTACCATCTAAATATGCACTCTCGATCCTCTCTTCGTTCTTTAAAGtttgagaaaattagatataaacccaaaaattcaACCTTCTATTAGAAAAAACCCATACAtacttttcttttagtttacACCCAAATCACATTGATAAACCTTCTATATAGAGTGattcataaaaagaaaaaaaataaaaaaataaaaagaaaaccttCCATATAAACTATAGGCCTATATATAATCaatatttttccttattttcatgtATATCTAATTTGCCCTTTTACATTCTCTCAAATAATACATGTCTAATGTACCTACTAAATATGTATATGTAGGTAGGGCTTAAATAATAGAAACGTTCAAGCTTAATAGAAATTGACACACAATGATATATACCACAATCATAGGTGTAACATTTTTGTTTATACAATCATAGGTATAATATAATAGAAAACCTAACAAAGAGGTATGATACAGAAAATAATGATAAATTCTAATACAAAGATGTTATACGAAACCCATTAACATTTAGGCTGTAATCGAATGTATAAACCAAAAACTAAGCCTCCTATATGTTAGATACATACCTGAAATCAAattatctagaaaaaaaaaagtattctaATGATCAGGTACCTTTTTAGTACATACCTTACAAATAGAACAACTGTATAATATGTTATTAACCTATGTTTGCTTTCCATTCAAGtgtttatatgaaaaatataacaTACCTTTTATATAGAAAAAATCAAATATAAACCTCGATCTAGGTATTGATTACCAGAGCTTCAATCAATGATCTAGTTCATCAAGTGTATTTGTTTAGAGCTTGTAGCATATTAAgaaatttttgacaaaaacatattttattttctatgtcacttaatgagaatttatttatgtaatCAACTTAATCAACAGATTTgggtatatattaaaaaaaattatagatggGTTTAATCTAATAGGTGTAATCAAATTTGGGTGTAATATAAAATGCCCCTTAAAGTTTTCGCTTTATTCATTTATGTTCTCTGTTTGTGGATTTGAAGACTGGGTTAATTGAGGTCTAAGTTAATTTTCTATTTCATGATAGATTGCCCAAGAAGTGGAAGCAATCTTGCTTTGCAAATCCCCAATCCCAGCATGACTCTTAGTTAACATTTCATTTTCGCCACTATGGTTTGCCTCCTCTTGGAaaggcatttttttttcttttttttatgttcGATTTGTTATActggttttggtattttctgcattttgatTTACATTTGTAGTGGATTTTCAGGGAATTTGAGCTTATTTTCTATCAAATTTTAGTTTTGAACTATGATTCTATTAAGAATTTTGATGGGTTCCAGCATTAACACAAGTTCCACCTTGAATCTATTTTAATAAGAAGAATGAGTCATAGAGTTGTAGAAAATAGAACTATGTTGTTGATGGATTTCAATCGTCTTCAGTTTTACCCTGTTGAATGTACATTTTTCCATATTAGTCAAGTTTCTCTCAAAGTATagttttgtttgcatttgttatTTACAGTACGTACATCAGCTTCTCTATACATTGGCATTTACATAAGCATTTTGCTTCTACTTACTCTTAATTGAATTCATGGCTGCCAAGCCATTGCTTTCAAAGAATGAGCATGTACTAGTGAAGCAAATACTTAGTGTGTAAAGtgttggattaattaatttatgtcAACTAGAGAACTAACTATAAAATGGACAATGTTTTGGAAGTAATCAGCACACTTCCAGCAAAATGTCTACAAACTCGTGTGGACGACGAGAGTCACCAGGCCTGCTCTGATAGTCTTTTGACATATCTTACCTTCAACAAGCTCAGCTATATGTGTAACATGTCAGTATAGTTTATGATGACTTTAAGGCCATTTTTAGTTGTTCATCttgttattttttcttcttgtatctgacatcttttatttttgtttactgCCTATTCCGAAAGGTATAACTATAGTGTTAGTTTTGACTTGCTAGATTTTGATATTTGGAGTAATGACTAAagattgagattattttatgGGGTTTAAGTTAGCTTTTGGTTCATGACAGATACCAAACATGTGGTAGAAATTTCGGGTTGCAAATCCCAGACTGAGATTGACCCTTAAACATCTCATTCTTCCCATCCTTCTTTGCCTCGGAATGGTATCATCTTTTTTAGGATTCAGTTTCTTTTTGACACTAAATTTGGTTCTTAATCTATTCTGAATTGTGTCTTTGGTAAGTATTTTAATGAGTTGCAGGTACACAGAAAACTTTTCAGGTTGTAGGGGTTTTTGTTTGGAGTACATTTTGTTAACTGGTatctgattttcttttcttctttttttgcagGTTGCCATTGTTTCCATTTGTGTTGGGTCTAATCGAAGTTATTAAACTCTTGGGGATCCCAATTTTGTGGAAAATTACTTTAAGGTACTGACTTAGAAAATCATTTTGTGCTCAAACTTGTGAGTGAACATTGTGTCATCATGAATTTGATGAAATTTTATTGattccttttgtttttaaagTCAGGGGGTTTTCTCACCAGATTTATTTTTGCAGTCCATGAATTACAGACAGACTCTTtcctttcgtttcttgaatatTAGATTTGTCTCAATTATGCTAATGTGATCAAACCTTATGCTTAAATACTAACCAACCAAAACTTTAAAGGTACTCCTTGGTTTAAGGGTACCATGAAAATTGCATGAGGGGGTTAGTACGAACCTTTTGATTGAGATGGTACTGATGCATTTACTATATGGTTTGAAAACTTTCCTATATTGAGTTATATATCTAATGGTTTAGATGGATAGTGTTATATAGGTAAATGTTAATATTTACTGTCATTTAGTCATACTGTATTGGAAGTACTTACCTGAAGTCTTTTGTAATATTCTGTTTTGGTTTGCAGAGCTAAAAAATTCCAAAGAATGAAGCAAGGAAATGGCCACTTGAAGGCTCAAATAGAAAGTTTTTTGAGGGGATCCCAGGAGTAGATGAGTTTGGATGACTCTCCCCACCCCAGATTACAGTCACCCAAACTTCAGTGATTTGCATTTTTGCTAATTTTTGCTCTGGTGTCTTACTTGTGCATATGTATCTTGATTTTGCTAATCTTGTTATAGCTTAGTAGCCTCAATTTTTtatgtattctttttttttttgtctgtatGTACACTTGAACTAGTTGTTTTTAATTTAAGGAATAAAAGAAGTCTAGAATGACATTTGCggtattttcttttgttcagttttaatatttttttttaataccaaatgcaaggaatgatATGCAAGGAATTGTCCTTGTATATTAGTTAACCATAGTTAACCTTAGGTGTTGAATTCTTTGCATTTGAGATGaacaattccttgcatttgtgaactcaaatgcaaggaattttcaagttgttgtatttgctcttttgcaagggcctctttgcaaggacccatatgcaaggaatattccttgGATTTGTGTTTATGCAAcgaatttttagttttttacaaggaaaaaattccttgcaaaagaccttttttcttgtagtgagTTGATGGGGTATGACTACTCAATCCAGTACAAGGCAGGTAAAAATAATGCAGCACCTGATGCCCTTTCAAAAAACTAGAGTTATCTGTTCTCATTGGAATTTCTCATCCAGTCCATCAATATGTGTTGGATATGCAACTGGCATGCACTAAGGATGATGAGACCTCCAAAATTCTTTTGAAACTTCAGCAGGATGCAAGAGCTGTAAAGCATTTCAGTTTGCAGAATTCTCAACTATTATATAGAGGCAGAATTTATGTACCAAAAACTGATGAATGGAGACAGAAAATCATCAGTGAGTTTCATGATGGATTTTTGGGAGGTCATGCAGGTAGAGCTAGGACCTACAAAAGGATTAACAGGGCCTTTGCATGGCCAGGGATGTTGGCTGATATTAAGCAGTACATTGCAGCTTACCACACTTGCCAAATACATCACTATAAAATAGTGAAGCCTCCTGGTTTACTTCAACCCAATCCTATCCCAGAGATGGCCTGGTCACACATCTCAATGGATTTCATTGATGGTCTTCCCAATTCAGAAGGTAAAAGTGTGATTTGGGTAGTGATAGACAGGTTGACAAAATTTGctcatttttttttaccattaACACATCCTTATATATTAAGCAGCTTCAGTAGCCAAGTTGTTTGTGCATGAGATATTCAGACTTCATGGGATGACAAAACATATCATTTTTGATAGAGATCTGGTCTTTCTAATCCTATTATGGAAATCTTTCTTTGAGTTACAGGGAACCAAGTTGGACAAATCATTAGCATATCATCCCCAAACTGATGGTCAGACTGAGAACTTGAACAGGAATTTGGAGCAGTACTTGAGGTGTGTTGTGGGAGAGAAACCTCACAACTGGGTTCAGGTTTTACCTTAGGCTGTGGTTCAGCTCACCACTCTGCCATTCAAATGACTCCTTTCCAGGCCCTATATGGTTATCCTCCTCTATTAATTACTCCTTATTTACCAGGATCAACTGCTATAgctcaagtggaccaacaaatCAGGGATAGGGATGCACTATTGGCAGCTCTACGTTTAGCACAATCCAGGATGAAAAATTTCTATGACAAAAAGCATACTAAAAGAGAGTTTTGTGTGGGGGACTTTGTCTATCTCAAGCTGCAGCCTTACTGACATAATTCCATGGATAATCTCACATGCTTTCACAGATTTATTGTGGACCTTTTGAGGTGTTAGAGAAAGTTAGCAAAGTAGCTTATAAACTCAAGTTACCAGCAACTGCTAAAATCCACAATGTTTTCCATGTTGCATtgctcaagaaaaaaaattggccAAATCACTATTGTTGCTGCACAACTACCTCACATCTCAGATTCTGAAAATCCTAAATGGGAACCTGCAACCATTCTGCAAAGAAGAATTTCCAAGAGAAAGGGAGCATCTGCCACTCGATGGCTAATACAATGGTAGGGAACCTCTCCTGAAGAAGCTACATGGGAGGATGCAGATGACATGATACTCAGGTATCCTAACTTTGATTCTGATTTGTCTATGGCTACAGACACAAATGTGGATACCAATCGGGCAACTCCTCAACAATCATCACAAGCAGTATCACAGAACTTGAGGACAAGTTCTATTTGAAGGAGGGTAGATTGTTATGACAGTCAACCAAATCTCCTTTTTGTTGACAAGGAATAGTCCTTTCTCCAATTTACTTGTGCATTTTTTTAATGCACTGTTTCATTTAGTTGTTAAATGCATCGTTTTGTAGCACCTCGTTGAAGAATATTGTTGCATTCACGTGATGTTTGTCACCTGTGTCCGCGTGACACATGTCCATCATGTTGACGTTTCCATGTATATAGCTGACCTTCTGTAACCACTCTTTAAAGCTTGATAATACAATTTTCCAATTTCTGTAAGTTTTCTCTTTCAATTCCTACCTACTCTTCTTGAATTCCAGAAGTTGGGGCCAAAACCCTCATGCATGTGGGACACTCTCATTCAAGATCTTGGTATCAACCAGAAAGATCCAAATAAGGCTTTGTAAGTATTACGGGATTGCTTGAGAAAATATGGTacctttccttcttctttcaCTTTTTGCTCGTTAATTTATAGATCTAGCTCTAAGGGAGATATGACTAAGGCAATTAAGGTTGTGGAGTTGATGGTAGATGAGAAAATCAACTACCCATTTAACAACTTTGTTTGTACGTAGTTcagtattttctgggttttgcaagATTGGGAAGCTAGAAAGTGATGTGGAGTTTTTTGAGAATGCCCTAAAGTCTGGAGCTTTGCAGCCGAATATTGTGGTATATAcgacacatttttttttttgagaagaatggTATATACAGCACTTATAGGTGCTCTTTGTAGATTAGGAAGAGTTTGTGAGGTTTGTGATTTAGTTTGTAAAATGGAGAAGAAAGGATTGTCATTCGATGTTGTTTTCTATAGTTCTTGGATTTGTATGTGGTTATATTTGGGGAAGGATTCTTATGGAGGTGTTTCGTTTAGAAGAGACAGATGGTGGATAAAGGCATAAGACCGGATATAGTTTAGGTATACTATACTCATAGATGGATTTTTAAAACTTGGACATGTGTAAAAGgctatactctctctctctctccatctctctcactcttttttttttttttttttttcccgttttgaggaagaagaagaaggtaatCAATCTTACCCTCACTTAGTGCCTCATGTGTGACGACGTGGTCATGTTAATGGTTCCGTGACAGAAATTTTACTGAGGTATGATGTTTATAAGATAAAAATAAGTTTAGGTATCGCATTGATAACAttataagttcaggtatcatacTGATCATACTGAAAGTACCCTAAAATGTCCAAACACCGTTGTTGAAAAAAACCCGGTTGGAAATGTATTGAATTCAACAACATGGAAGGAGGAAATTAGGGGCCCATTGTTGCAAGTCACAGTGCTTTAGTCAATAATAGAGACCTGAGTCACTTTATTTTTGTATGATTGATTGAAAGATATTTCGTCAAAATTAATGGGAAATTGTCTTTGTGCTTTTTACCTCTGACTACTTTCTTGGAAGATGTGTGCATAGTTTCTTATTAGTGTACTTTCATTCTGGCGAAGAATGGAAGTTTATTCACAATAGGTGAACAATTTTGCTGAGGGCAGATAGGGTTTAGGGTAGAGAGATGAAAAACTGATTCGGAAGTGTTTATGGATATATACACTCATCCAACTTCAAACCAGGTTGATACAACTGCAAAGAACACTAATCTTGCTGTGCAATTACTTTATCTATTTTGTATTCTGAATCTTTATATTCAGCGGAAAGGTTTGCTTCTTTTGACTTGTTGATCTTTAGGCTGTAATATGGCTGCTGATCATCCCTTGGGAGAAGTATGATGTATTTCTTAGTTTCAGAGGCGAGGAGACCCGCAATACTTTTACCAGCCATCTTTATGAGGCATTATGTCGGAACAAAATTCAAACTTACATAGATGATGAGGAACTGGAGAGGGGAGAGGAAATCTCACCTGCCCTTCTCAAAGCAGTCAGTGAATCGAAGCTTTCTGTTATCATTTTCTCCAAAAACTATGCTTCTTCTACATGGTGTTTGGATGAACTTGTGCAAATACTCCAATGCAGAGGTGCACAGTTTGTTATACCCATCTTCTACGACATAGATCCATCAGATGTACGCAAACAATCGGGGAGTTATGCAGATGCATTTGTTAAACATGAGGAACGTTTGAAGGACAAGTTGGACAAGGTGCTCATGTGGAGAGATGCTTTGACCACAGCAGCCAATATATCTGGGTTTGATTCCCAAAAAAATAGGTAACTCAGTCATTAACTCATGGGTCCATTTGTGACTTGTGGCTATTAAGAGAAGATTGGTTACTGCATTACATACTAACTACTTTGTCTTTCATATGTATACAGACCGGAGTCTAAATTAGTTAAGCTTGTGGTCAATGACATTTTGGttaaattgaatttgaaatcgcAAATCTCAAGTGGTTTGGAGGGACTGGTTGGAATCGAAAAGCACATTCAacaagttgaattgttattatgcCTCGACTCACCGGATGTGCAGATTATAGGTATTTGGGGTATGGGTGGTATCGGTAAGACCACCATTGCTGAGGTTGTATTTGACCGTATCTCTTCTCAATTTGAAGCTTGCTGCTTTATTGCAAATGTTAGGGAAGCAGAGACGAAACATGGACTAAATGATTTGCGGAATCAGATTCTTCGTAAACTACTAAAGGAAGAAAATCTATGTATGGCCACTCCTAGATCAAGTTTTGCAAGAGAAAGGCTTCGCTGTACAAAGGCTCtcattgttcttgatgatgtgagtGATTTAGGCCAAGTGGAATGTTTAGATGGAGGTTATCATAATCTATTTGGCCCTGGTAGTAGAATCATTATAACAAGTAGAAACAAGCGCATGCTTAGGAATGGTCTTGATGGTGGGAAGATATATGAGGTTAAGAAATTAGATTATGATGAAGCTCTTGATCTCTTTCATTTGAGGGCTTGCACAGATATCTGTTCCATGATTGATATAACCTTGTCAAGGAAGGTGGTAGATTATGCTGGAGGGAATCCACTAGCTCTTAAAGTCTTGGGTTCCGTTTTCTCTCATTGCAAGAGCATAGAAGACTGGGAAGGTGAATTagataaattgaaaaaatttcCAGACGAAAATATCCAGAATGTATTGAGGTTCAGTTATGATGGATTACAAAAGCATGAGAAGGATATATTTCTTGATATTGCATGTTATTATAAAGGAAAGCATATAGATGATGTGAAAAGAATTTTAGATGCTTCTGGTTTCTGTGCGAATGCAGGAATAAGACTTCTCATCGATATGTCTGTCGTATCAATAAAATATTCAAGACTAGAGATGCATGATTTGATACAAGAAATGGGTCAAACAATTGTTCGTAATCAATGCATTATAGATCCCGGACAACGCAGTAGATTGTGGATTGCTAAGGATGTTTGTTCCGTACTGCAAAATAATAAGGTAAGAACCAAATGCAGTcactcttttgaaaaaaaaataacaaaaactcaTTTTCTTCTAACATGTTAGATGCATGCCGATACAATTTTGAGTAAAGTAATTTTTGTTCTCTACTCTATGctcatttttatatttttgctCTTGATTTTCAGGGGACTAAAGCAATTGAATGCTTAGTCATGACCATGGATTCCATTACAGATCTTTACATCAAGCCTTCAGCCTTCAAAAAGATGCACAATCTTAGATTACTGAAGTTTCAGTTTGAGCGTTACTATTACCGGGATTCGAAGTCATGCGTCAACAAAGTTCACCTTTCTCAAGGTCTCAAGTGTCTTCCTCAAGCCCTTAGAATTCTGTACTGGGATGGCTTCCCTTTGAATTCTCTGCCATCAAAGTTTTGTCCAGACAATCTTGTTGAGCTTTGTATGCGCAATAGTCGACTTAAGCGACTTTGGAATAAAGGCCTGCAGGTCAACTTAATGTAATTCTTGTGTATGATAAATGGTATGGAAAAGATGAGGTAATTAAGTTACTCTTGCCAGTAATTGTCTTTGATTTGTTACAGATCAATCTTGGGAGCTTAAAACATATCGATCTTCAACGGTCCGAGCACCTGGCTGATGTTTCAGCTCTGATTGAGAGTCCAAATCTCGAGAGCATTTTTCTTGAATGTTGTAGAAGTTTGGTTCAACTTCCTTCGTTTTTTCAGTATCTTGCCAAGCTTACTCGTCTCTGTCTATATGGCTGCTCCAATCTCAAAATTCTTCCAGAGATGCCAGGCAATCTGGAAACCTTAGTGTTAGACAGGACGGCAATAGAAGAATTGCCTTCATCAATTTGGTGTCTTGAGAAGCTTGATGACTTGGGTCTTGGATCATGTGAAGGGCTTAAGAATCTTCCAAGCAACACTTGTAGGTTGAATTCGATCTCATCTCTTGTTCTATCTGGTTGCCTCTCTCTTGGGTCTTTACCTAGCGAGCTCCCTTCTGGGATGAAGTACCTGGAGTTGAGCAATTGCAAGAGTCTTAGGTCTTTGCCTGTCAAGCTCCCTTCTGGGTTGAAGTACCTAGAGTTGAGCAATTGCAAGTCTCTTAGCTCTTTGCCTATCAAGCTACCTTCTGGGTTGATAACACTAGACTTGAGCAATTGCAAGAGTCTTGGGTCTTTGCCTGCCCAGCTACCTTCTTTGTTGGAGGACCTCAACTTGAGCCACTGTGAGAGTCTTCGATCTCTACCTGTCAAGCTCCCTTCTGGGCTGATATACCTGGAGTTGAGCAATTGCAAGAGTCTTAGGTCTTTGCCTGTTGAGCTACCTGGAGTGATAACGCTGGACTTGAGCAATTGCAAGAGTCTTGAGTCTTTGCCTCCCCGGCTACCTTCTTGGCTGGAGGATCTCAACTTGAGCAATTGTGAGAGTCTTCGATCTCTACCTGTCAAGCTCCCTTCTGGGCTGATAACACTGGCCCTGAGAAATTGTAAGAGTCTTCAGTTTTTACCGCAGCTCCCATGGCTTCTAAAATATTTGGATGCACATGGCTGCACATCACTAGAGAGAGTCTCTAGTTCGAGGATTGCATTAATAAAAGGTTGGGATCAACAAGTCAAGAATTTTGAAGATTCTGAAGATACCTGGTGGCCCGAGGAACTTGTATTTATAAATTGCCTGAAATTGGATCAGAGTGCATGGAGCAACATAATGGCTGATGCACAGCTTAGAATTGTGCGAATTGCAACTTTATCACAACTCCTCAGTGGATGTAGTTGGGGTGCACAACTTAGAATTGTTTGTCCGGGAAATGAAATTCCAAAGTGGTTCAGCTATCAAAGTGAGGGATGTTCGATAAATATCAAGCTTCCTCCTCATTGGTTTCGTCAAGGCTTCCTGGGTTACGCTCTATGCATTGTGGTTTCATTCAACAACTATACGCCACCCAATATTAAAAATTCCAACTTTTGTTGTGAAACCCATTACAAAACTAACAATCGTGACCACCTTCCTCACGAAAGTTGCGGGCAATTGTTGCTGGAGCATGGAATTGTCAATTCAGATCATGTGTTCGTCTGGTGTTTCTACCCTGAATTTGTTAGATTACCAAGTGCAATCAAGCTTTCTACATGTGAAAAAGTATCGGAGGCCTCTTTTGACATCATATTGTACCACTTTGACCTTtccaccaaagaaaaaaaactctttGACATTTCCAATGTGAGGGTGAAAAGGTGTGGAGTCTCCTTGCTGTATTCCCAAGATTTTGAAAACTTACTTGGAGGCATTGATGAAGATGTAATTATGGAACCGAAACAagtagtagaagaagaagatatcatCATAAAAACTAAGAGACGACGCGATGAGTCTGAACCCAGTGGAAGTGGAATTGCAAGcttcaaagaagaagatgacagaGAACTACTTTCCCAGAGTAGTAAAaggaaaatcaacatc
It encodes:
- the LOC112203391 gene encoding disease resistance protein RUN1-like, producing the protein MQLACTKDDETSKILLKLQQDARAVKHFSLQNSQLLYRGRIYVPKTDEWRQKIISEFHDGFLGGHAGRARTYKRINRAFAWPGMLADIKQYIAAYHTCQIHHYKIVKPPGLLQPNPIPEMAWSHISMDFIDGLPNSEGKSVIWGTKLDKSLAYHPQTDGQTENLNRNLEQYLRCVVGEKPHNWVQAVIWLLIIPWEKYDVFLSFRGEETRNTFTSHLYEALCRNKIQTYIDDEELERGEEISPALLKAVSESKLSVIIFSKNYASSTWCLDELVQILQCRGAQFVIPIFYDIDPSDVRKQSGSYADAFVKHEERLKDKLDKVLMWRDALTTAANISGFDSQKNRPESKLVKLVVNDILVKLNLKSQISSGLEGLVGIEKHIQQVELLLCLDSPDVQIIGIWGMGGIGKTTIAEVVFDRISSQFEACCFIANVREAETKHGLNDLRNQILRKLLKEENLCMATPRSSFARERLRCTKALIVLDDVSDLGQVECLDGGYHNLFGPGSRIIITSRNKRMLRNGLDGGKIYEVKKLDYDEALDLFHLRACTDICSMIDITLSRKVVDYAGGNPLALKVLGSVFSHCKSIEDWEGELDKLKKFPDENIQNVLRFSYDGLQKHEKDIFLDIACYYKGKHIDDVKRILDASGFCANAGIRLLIDMSVVSIKYSRLEMHDLIQEMGQTIVRNQCIIDPGQRSRLWIAKDVCSVLQNNKGTKAIECLVMTMDSITDLYIKPSAFKKMHNLRLLKFQFERYYYRDSKSCVNKVHLSQGLKCLPQALRILYWDGFPLNSLPSKFCPDNLVELCMRNSRLKRLWNKGLQINLGSLKHIDLQRSEHLADVSALIESPNLESIFLECCRSLVQLPSFFQYLAKLTRLCLYGCSNLKILPEMPGNLETLVLDRTAIEELPSSIWCLEKLDDLGLGSCEGLKNLPSNTCRLNSISSLVLSGCLSLGSLPSELPSGMKYLELSNCKSLRSLPVKLPSGLKYLELSNCKSLSSLPIKLPSGLITLDLSNCKSLGSLPAQLPSLLEDLNLSHCESLRSLPVKLPSGLIYLELSNCKSLRSLPVELPGVITLDLSNCKSLESLPPRLPSWLEDLNLSNCESLRSLPVKLPSGLITLALRNCKSLQFLPQLPWLLKYLDAHGCTSLERVSSSRIALIKGWDQQVKNFEDSEDTWWPEELVFINCLKLDQSAWSNIMADAQLRIVRIATLSQLLSGCSWGAQLRIVCPGNEIPKWFSYQSEGCSINIKLPPHWFRQGFLGYALCIVVSFNNYTPPNIKNSNFCCETHYKTNNRDHLPHESCGQLLLEHGIVNSDHVFVWCFYPEFVRLPSAIKLSTCEKVSEASFDIILYHFDLSTKEKKLFDISNVRVKRCGVSLLYSQDFENLLGGIDEDVIMEPKQVVEEEDIIIKTKRRRDESEPSGSGIASFKEEDDRELLSQSSKRKINII